A portion of the Eubacterium maltosivorans genome contains these proteins:
- the kdpB gene encoding potassium-transporting ATPase subunit KdpB: MSKQEKQTKFITSDILKDALIGSVKKLNPAYMIKNPVMFVVEIGFFISLILTIFPTLFGDIGDISHLRLYNGIVAVILLITVLFANFAESVAEGRGRAQAESLKKTKKDTQARVIKSDGSEETLSSNELKKGDIVLVKAGEMIPNDGEVIEGIASVDESAITGESAPVVREAGGDFASVTGGTTVVSDWLKIRITADPGESFLDKMIKLVEGASRQKTPNEIALTTLLVGLTIIFLLVIVTLYPLAGYSGVQIPISTMIALAVCLIPTTIGALLSAIGIAGMDRVTRFNVIAMSGKAVEACGDVNTMILDKTGTITYGNRLAADFIPVGVESKSDLTDYAVMCSLNDETPEGKSTVELGKELNTKGITEEAKNAMFIEFSAQTRMSGIDLPDGTTIRKGASDAIIERVKKLGGVIPRDLEETVNKVAALGGTPLVVCVDERIYGVIYLKDTVKPGLVERFARLRQMGIKTIMCTGDNPLTAATIAKEAGVDSFIAECKPEDKIEAIKKEQAEGKLVAMTGDGTNDAPALAQADVGLAMNSGTTAAKEAANMVDLDSNPTKILEVVEIGKQLLITRGALTTFSIANDIAKYFAIIPAMFTLAIPQMQILNIMHLSTPYSAILAALIFNAVIIPLLIPLAMRGVKYKPMKSESMLLRNILIYGLGGVVVPFIGIKLIDLIIAPLVMAIGLGM, translated from the coding sequence ATGAGTAAACAAGAAAAACAAACGAAATTTATAACAAGCGATATACTCAAAGATGCCTTGATTGGATCGGTTAAAAAACTAAATCCAGCCTATATGATTAAAAATCCAGTGATGTTTGTTGTTGAAATTGGATTTTTTATCTCATTGATACTGACCATTTTTCCAACTTTATTTGGAGATATTGGGGACATCAGTCATTTAAGGCTTTATAATGGCATTGTTGCAGTTATTTTATTGATTACGGTTCTCTTTGCAAACTTTGCTGAATCGGTCGCAGAAGGACGTGGCCGGGCACAGGCAGAATCATTAAAGAAAACCAAAAAAGACACACAGGCCAGAGTGATAAAATCAGATGGAAGTGAAGAAACACTGAGCTCAAATGAACTCAAGAAGGGCGATATTGTGCTAGTAAAAGCAGGAGAGATGATTCCGAATGACGGCGAGGTCATCGAAGGAATTGCTTCTGTGGACGAATCAGCCATTACGGGTGAATCAGCGCCGGTAGTACGCGAAGCAGGGGGCGACTTTGCCTCTGTTACTGGTGGTACAACCGTCGTCAGTGACTGGCTGAAAATCAGAATTACAGCAGACCCGGGCGAATCATTTTTAGATAAGATGATCAAGCTGGTTGAAGGCGCGTCGCGTCAAAAAACACCAAATGAGATTGCCCTGACAACACTTTTAGTTGGTTTAACCATTATCTTTTTATTAGTAATTGTTACATTATATCCACTTGCGGGCTATTCGGGAGTCCAGATTCCGATTTCGACTATGATTGCTCTGGCGGTTTGCCTTATACCAACGACCATCGGAGCGCTGCTCTCTGCAATCGGCATTGCCGGAATGGATCGTGTCACCCGGTTTAATGTTATTGCAATGTCCGGTAAAGCCGTTGAAGCCTGCGGAGATGTCAATACAATGATTTTGGATAAAACAGGGACGATTACCTATGGTAACCGCTTAGCGGCAGATTTTATCCCTGTTGGCGTGGAAAGCAAAAGCGATTTGACGGATTATGCGGTTATGTGCTCTCTTAATGATGAGACACCAGAAGGCAAATCGACGGTTGAATTAGGCAAAGAACTTAATACAAAGGGAATAACAGAAGAAGCAAAAAATGCAATGTTTATTGAGTTCTCCGCTCAAACCCGGATGAGTGGTATCGATCTGCCGGATGGTACAACGATCCGCAAAGGCGCTTCAGATGCCATTATAGAACGCGTCAAAAAATTAGGCGGTGTTATTCCAAGAGATCTTGAAGAAACCGTCAATAAGGTTGCGGCTCTTGGCGGCACACCTCTGGTCGTGTGTGTTGATGAGCGTATCTATGGAGTTATTTATCTGAAGGATACTGTTAAGCCCGGACTGGTAGAACGTTTTGCCCGCCTCCGCCAGATGGGGATTAAAACCATTATGTGTACCGGCGATAATCCTTTGACAGCGGCCACCATTGCGAAGGAAGCAGGCGTTGACAGCTTTATCGCAGAATGTAAGCCTGAGGATAAGATTGAAGCCATCAAAAAAGAACAGGCTGAAGGAAAGCTGGTCGCGATGACTGGAGATGGGACAAATGATGCCCCGGCACTGGCACAGGCAGATGTCGGCCTGGCGATGAACAGTGGGACAACAGCTGCAAAAGAAGCCGCCAATATGGTGGACCTCGATTCAAATCCAACCAAGATTCTTGAAGTTGTTGAGATTGGAAAGCAGCTGTTAATTACACGAGGCGCCTTAACAACCTTTAGCATCGCCAATGACATTGCCAAATACTTTGCGATTATTCCGGCAATGTTCACCCTGGCAATTCCTCAGATGCAGATTCTTAACATTATGCATTTGTCGACTCCCTACAGCGCTATTTTAGCTGCGTTAATTTTTAATGCAGTAATTATTCCACTTTTAATCCCGCTGGCAATGCGCGGTGTCAAGTATAAGCCCATGAAATCAGAGTCGATGCTGCTGCGCAATATTTTGATCTATGGTCTTGGCGGTGTGGTGGTTCCCTTTATAGGAATAAAACTCATAGACCTGATCATTGCGCCGTTAGTTATGGCGATCGGGCTCGGAATGTAA
- the kdpA gene encoding potassium-transporting ATPase subunit KdpA, translated as MLQVALTLALFVIIIFPLGTYIYHIATNKKTFADPVFDRVDNAIYKVCGVDMNRQMNWKQYAVALVVTNAFMIFIGYIILRIQFLPVFNPNGIEGMEASLSFNTIISFMTNTNLQHYSGESGLSYLSQMLVIIYMMFVSAASGYGVCVAFIRGLAGGKDGRKAMGNFYSDLIRITTRVLLPLSIILGTFLISQGVPQTLLGTATVASLEGGLQDIARGPVAALEIIKHLGTNGGGFLGANSSTPIENPTILTNICELLSMMIIPGALVVAFGLMIKDKKQGWMVFGAMAIIFIIGLGVCMTAEHAGNPALAEVGLNQSMGNFEGKEVRFGIDQSALFTTVTTSFTTGTVNNMHDSLTPLGGMVPLLHMMLNCVFGGEGVGLMNILTYAVLTVFICGLMVGRTPEFLTKKIESREVKLAALVIIIHPLLILGFSALAVSVQAGLDGITNPGFHGLSQVLYEYASSAANNGSGFEGLADNSVFWNVTAGLAMFFGRYLAIILQLAFASSLMNKASVSVSAGTMKTNNVMFMILLVLIVYVVGALTFFPALALGPIAEHLTLWF; from the coding sequence ATGTTACAAGTTGCTTTAACTTTAGCATTGTTTGTGATTATTATTTTTCCATTAGGAACTTATATTTATCACATCGCAACCAATAAAAAGACCTTTGCAGATCCGGTCTTTGACAGAGTTGACAATGCCATTTATAAAGTATGCGGTGTCGATATGAATCGACAGATGAACTGGAAACAGTACGCTGTTGCGCTGGTCGTCACAAATGCTTTTATGATTTTTATTGGTTACATCATTTTAAGAATTCAATTTTTACCTGTTTTCAATCCAAATGGGATTGAGGGAATGGAAGCCAGTTTGTCATTTAACACAATCATTAGTTTTATGACAAATACAAACCTTCAGCATTACTCAGGCGAATCCGGCCTCTCCTATTTAAGCCAAATGCTTGTCATCATTTATATGATGTTTGTTTCAGCGGCATCGGGTTATGGTGTTTGTGTGGCTTTTATCAGAGGTCTGGCTGGCGGTAAAGACGGCAGAAAAGCGATGGGAAATTTTTACTCAGACCTTATCCGTATTACCACCCGCGTCTTGTTGCCATTATCCATTATTTTGGGGACTTTCCTTATTTCACAGGGGGTTCCACAGACTTTATTGGGAACTGCAACGGTTGCTTCATTGGAAGGTGGTTTGCAGGATATTGCACGCGGACCTGTTGCGGCGCTTGAAATTATTAAGCATTTAGGGACAAACGGCGGCGGTTTTTTGGGTGCGAATTCATCGACACCGATTGAAAACCCGACAATTTTAACAAATATCTGTGAATTATTGTCAATGATGATCATTCCAGGCGCTCTGGTCGTTGCTTTTGGCCTTATGATCAAGGACAAAAAGCAGGGATGGATGGTTTTTGGCGCGATGGCCATTATTTTCATTATTGGTCTTGGCGTATGTATGACGGCTGAACACGCTGGCAACCCGGCACTGGCTGAAGTAGGCCTAAATCAGAGCATGGGCAATTTTGAAGGTAAAGAAGTTCGTTTTGGAATTGACCAGTCAGCATTGTTCACAACAGTCACCACCTCGTTTACAACGGGTACGGTTAATAACATGCATGATTCCCTGACACCTCTGGGTGGTATGGTTCCGCTGCTTCATATGATGCTGAACTGTGTGTTCGGCGGTGAAGGCGTTGGATTAATGAATATTTTAACCTATGCGGTGTTAACAGTGTTTATCTGCGGGTTGATGGTTGGCCGTACGCCCGAATTCCTGACAAAGAAGATTGAAAGCAGGGAAGTAAAACTGGCAGCGCTGGTAATTATTATCCATCCACTGCTGATTTTAGGCTTTTCGGCCCTGGCGGTATCGGTACAGGCTGGTCTTGATGGCATTACCAATCCAGGTTTCCATGGATTATCCCAGGTGCTCTATGAGTACGCTTCTTCGGCCGCCAACAACGGTTCGGGCTTTGAAGGACTGGCTGATAACTCCGTATTCTGGAATGTCACAGCCGGCCTGGCAATGTTCTTTGGCCGTTATTTAGCGATTATTCTCCAGCTGGCTTTTGCAAGCTCCCTGATGAATAAAGCGTCTGTCAGTGTAAGTGCTGGTACGATGAAAACAAACAACGTTATGTTCATGATTCTACTGGTTTTGATCGTCTATGTAGTCGGCGCGCTGACATTCTTCCCGGCTCTGGCACTTGGACCAATTGCAGAGCATCTTACATTGTGGTTCTAA
- the kdpF gene encoding K(+)-transporting ATPase subunit F produces MLILGIIIVAMFGYLTYALINPEKF; encoded by the coding sequence ATGCTGATACTTGGAATTATTATTGTGGCAATGTTTGGTTATCTCACTTATGCACTTATAAATCCAGAAAAATTTTAA
- a CDS encoding class C sortase: MKKHCIIQFAAFGIICVGALLAFYPFLSNFLYENAQETVVMDYDDIVLRLENSAVAEEKCRAREYNDALKNGDVILTDPFDPEALRQKKNDEYNNLLNFRHDGVMGYVHIPSINQRLSIYHGTADEVLEKGVGHLPETSLPIGGAGTHTVLSAHSGSPGKKLFSDLELLKLGDLFYIHTLDEILAYQVDQINVVEPEDTRNLMIVPGQDYATLVTCTPYGVNSHRLLVRGIRTDYKEMPLSTEVKEGSQWMRQYSYVIFIGAGSILVMMILFRIIRKK; encoded by the coding sequence TTGAAAAAACACTGTATTATACAATTTGCGGCCTTTGGAATTATTTGTGTTGGGGCACTCCTGGCATTTTATCCTTTTCTCAGCAATTTTCTTTATGAAAACGCGCAGGAAACTGTGGTGATGGATTATGATGACATTGTACTGAGGCTTGAGAATAGTGCCGTTGCAGAGGAAAAGTGTCGGGCAAGAGAATATAATGATGCCTTGAAAAATGGCGATGTGATTTTGACAGACCCTTTTGATCCTGAGGCATTAAGACAGAAAAAAAATGATGAATACAATAATCTGCTTAATTTCAGGCATGATGGTGTTATGGGGTATGTCCATATTCCATCTATTAATCAGAGATTAAGCATTTATCATGGCACTGCTGACGAGGTTTTGGAAAAGGGAGTGGGACATCTGCCTGAAACCTCGCTTCCAATCGGCGGGGCGGGAACGCACACGGTACTCTCCGCCCACAGCGGCAGTCCTGGAAAAAAACTATTTAGTGATTTAGAGCTTTTAAAATTGGGCGATCTGTTTTATATTCATACCCTGGATGAGATTCTGGCCTATCAGGTAGACCAGATTAATGTGGTGGAGCCTGAGGACACCCGTAATCTGATGATTGTACCAGGACAGGATTACGCGACCCTTGTCACCTGTACACCCTATGGGGTCAATTCCCACAGGCTTTTGGTGCGGGGAATACGGACAGACTACAAAGAAATGCCGCTTTCTACAGAGGTTAAAGAAGGCAGCCAGTGGATGCGCCAGTACTCTTACGTCATTTTCATTGGAGCGGGAAGTATTCTCGTAATGATGATTCTTTTCAGAATTATCCGAAAAAAATGA
- a CDS encoding SpaH/EbpB family LPXTG-anchored major pilin, with the protein MKMERLKKHLSAILTAALLLGSFGITVMAAGFEAAPVDDAYYENLLGEGSKGTSVITVTKKLSDVDGINFEQGAKPVAGVKFALLKVGDLYQVNDGTEVKMAYGISKKLGEQFKSDESSQDWWDYQDDTHYYVADYTTINTKMAQLTADEVNQILKNVEPLTTDVNGEVKFENQPYGLYMVAETDISGATVDNEPVVITRKQYPYVVSAPFYDQATQKWNENIEARAKNESGTAALEKKIVRDNTALGYVAGETLEDTDVTHGGDVVEFKLTADIVDLTNSRENPAVKVDRFDLTDNLSAGFTLPETFDSNTMAITDASNQTYIIDTDYTVTALEEDVYPENGYENGSAFTIQFTDTGLMKLTQCAKDPALGGEQSPRQLYVYYTATVNEQAVLGGDGNPNQAKLTYQVYEGQQIDTGWKEVTEFIFALDVTKSFEGEGAAQADGNQVRFKIYTLDSNNKKIYMNFTGADGVYQWSSTGEEEIALKDKHFRLTGVPTGVELYLEESATDDGFTLLKDAIKLYLTAEAEESVYTGKLDSDASKVKDQKAVLDNGETTVRFGIINTAGFKLPATGSMGGRFMTAAGILIVTAGVMFFARARRKPKA; encoded by the coding sequence ATGAAAATGGAAAGATTGAAAAAACACTTGTCCGCAATTTTGACGGCAGCGCTACTTTTAGGGAGTTTTGGAATAACGGTCATGGCAGCAGGTTTTGAGGCGGCTCCCGTAGACGACGCTTATTATGAAAACCTGCTAGGTGAAGGAAGTAAGGGGACATCGGTGATCACAGTTACAAAAAAGCTGTCCGATGTGGACGGCATTAATTTTGAACAAGGAGCCAAACCTGTAGCTGGTGTAAAGTTTGCGCTTTTGAAGGTTGGTGATCTTTATCAGGTTAATGATGGAACCGAGGTGAAAATGGCCTATGGGATTTCAAAAAAACTGGGTGAGCAATTTAAATCAGATGAAAGCAGTCAAGACTGGTGGGATTATCAGGATGATACACATTATTATGTCGCTGATTACACCACTATCAATACTAAAATGGCACAACTCACAGCCGATGAGGTAAACCAGATATTAAAAAATGTAGAACCATTGACAACAGATGTAAATGGTGAGGTTAAGTTTGAAAATCAGCCCTATGGGCTTTATATGGTAGCAGAAACGGATATTTCCGGCGCAACTGTGGATAACGAGCCTGTGGTTATTACGAGGAAGCAATATCCTTATGTGGTTTCAGCCCCTTTTTATGATCAGGCCACCCAGAAATGGAACGAGAATATCGAGGCCCGAGCAAAAAATGAAAGTGGAACAGCTGCCTTGGAAAAAAAAATCGTTCGTGATAACACAGCGCTGGGGTATGTGGCAGGCGAAACCTTGGAAGATACCGATGTGACTCACGGCGGAGACGTTGTGGAATTCAAGCTGACGGCAGACATTGTGGACTTAACAAATTCCAGAGAAAATCCAGCTGTAAAAGTAGATAGATTTGATCTTACTGACAATCTCAGCGCAGGGTTTACTCTTCCAGAGACTTTTGATTCAAATACAATGGCCATTACCGATGCATCAAATCAGACTTACATAATCGACACCGATTATACAGTAACAGCGCTCGAGGAAGATGTTTATCCTGAAAATGGCTATGAAAATGGGTCTGCTTTTACTATTCAGTTTACAGATACAGGATTGATGAAATTAACTCAATGTGCTAAAGACCCTGCTTTGGGGGGAGAACAATCACCACGTCAGCTTTATGTATATTATACTGCAACCGTCAATGAACAGGCTGTTTTAGGGGGAGATGGCAACCCGAATCAAGCGAAACTGACCTATCAGGTTTATGAGGGACAGCAAATTGACACCGGATGGAAAGAAGTAACAGAATTTATTTTCGCGTTAGATGTTACTAAATCTTTTGAGGGCGAGGGCGCAGCGCAAGCTGATGGGAATCAGGTGCGCTTTAAGATTTATACCTTAGATTCAAACAATAAAAAAATTTATATGAATTTTACAGGTGCAGATGGTGTTTATCAGTGGAGCAGTACAGGCGAGGAAGAAATAGCCCTTAAAGATAAGCATTTTAGGCTGACGGGTGTTCCCACTGGAGTAGAGCTTTATCTGGAAGAATCCGCCACGGACGACGGCTTTACGCTTTTAAAGGACGCCATTAAGCTCTATTTGACAGCTGAAGCAGAGGAAAGTGTGTATACTGGAAAACTGGATAGCGATGCCAGCAAGGTTAAAGACCAGAAAGCGGTTCTGGATAACGGTGAAACCACCGTGCGTTTTGGGATTATTAATACTGCTGGATTCAAGCTTCCTGCCACTGGCAGCATGGGTGGCCGGTTTATGACCGCAGCGGGAATTCTTATCGTGACAGCAGGCGTGATGTTTTTTGCGCGCGCCAGAAGGAAACCTAAAGCATAA